Part of the Candidatus Terasakiella magnetica genome, CAAAAAATTATCAAAAAAGGTCACAAAAACTGACTTAATCATACTAAGTTATTGTTATTAAATAAGATATTATTTCTCTTATATATAAAAAACTGAGACTCGAGCAAAAGGCCTTACATGTCAAAAGCCAGCTATGTTAAAAGGGTAGTTATGACACATGATACAGAAGAGACGGAAGAACCCGTCATTGATCCCATCGCCCAAAGTATTCTTGATACACTGGCTGACGGGTCTGCCCTCACCGTAGAGCAAATGGCGAAAGTCATTGGCGAACAACGCAAAAAGCCTAAAGATGGCCCCCAGCTCTGGCGCAAATATATGCAAGCTGTCAAACAACAGGCCATGCATTTGGGCAAAACCGGCAAGATTGAGATTGTCCATAAAGGAGTCGTTGTTGACCCGGATAACTTCAAAGGCCGTGTTCACTTACACCTGAAGAAATAAAAAAAGCCTCCCATGAAAATCTGGGAGGCTTTTTAGATTCTAGAGAATACTTAAAGACTGATTCTTACATCATACCCTTATCATGGGCGTCGCGTGAGAGTTCTTCACGGAAATCCGGATGGGCAATATTGATCAAAGCCTGGGCACGTTCTTGTAAGGAGCGCCCTTTCATATCGGCCACACCATATTCTGTGACAACATATTGTACATCCATGCGAGGATCGGTAATCGCCCCACCAGTGATATCTGGGGTG contains:
- a CDS encoding DUF3253 domain-containing protein, with the protein product MTHDTEETEEPVIDPIAQSILDTLADGSALTVEQMAKVIGEQRKKPKDGPQLWRKYMQAVKQQAMHLGKTGKIEIVHKGVVVDPDNFKGRVHLHLKK